From Harpia harpyja isolate bHarHar1 chromosome 21, bHarHar1 primary haplotype, whole genome shotgun sequence, one genomic window encodes:
- the LOC128135020 gene encoding salivary gland specific protein SAGSIN1, which translates to MAAVLSALAARLSQSAAARSYGVFCKGLTRTLLIFFDLAWKLRINFPYLYIVASMMLNVRLQVHIEIH; encoded by the exons ATGGCGGCGGTTCTGTCCGCCCTGGCTGCCAGGCTCTCCCAGTCGGCCGCGGCCAGGTCCTACGGGGTGTTCTGCAAGGGGCTGACCAGGACCCTCCTCATCTTCTTCGACCTGGCCTGGAAGCTCCGCATCAACTTCCCCTACCTCTACATCGTCGCCTCCATGATGCTCAACGTGCGgctgcag GTCCACATTGAGATCCACTGA